One segment of Gemmatimonadaceae bacterium DNA contains the following:
- a CDS encoding tetratricopeptide repeat protein, producing the protein MLIRIALLMLLVIFPTACSQRAQSNGLTEGGPSVQYRSPAGIVYRSQPDTGAIARAEVALAADPRSVEKIIQLGVAQSGARQFREAIATFTRGLAIAPDNPLLLRWRGHRYLTVRDFDRAAADLTRGSRLDSTIYGIWYHLGVVRFARGDFTGAAAAFATAQGRAPDAGELAGATDWLWMSLSRAGRNTDAQAMLARRPDSLAVSNAYARRLKLYRGEIGPDQVFTPADTADVQIATLSYGVGNWFLVKGDTARARSWFERSVRSGGWPGFGFIVSEAELRRLR; encoded by the coding sequence GTAGTCAGAGAGCTCAGTCGAACGGCCTGACTGAAGGGGGCCCTTCGGTTCAATACCGTTCGCCCGCCGGGATCGTGTATCGATCGCAGCCCGACACCGGTGCGATTGCTCGTGCTGAGGTCGCCCTCGCCGCCGATCCGCGCAGCGTCGAGAAAATCATTCAGCTCGGCGTCGCCCAGTCGGGTGCCCGTCAATTCCGGGAAGCAATCGCAACCTTCACCCGCGGCCTTGCAATCGCGCCGGACAATCCTTTGCTGCTGCGCTGGCGCGGTCATCGATACCTGACTGTGCGAGACTTCGATCGCGCGGCGGCCGATCTGACCCGCGGCAGTCGACTCGACAGCACGATCTACGGCATCTGGTATCACCTCGGCGTTGTCCGTTTCGCGCGCGGAGATTTCACTGGCGCAGCAGCAGCTTTTGCGACGGCTCAGGGGCGCGCGCCTGATGCTGGGGAACTGGCTGGGGCGACTGACTGGCTTTGGATGTCGCTCTCCCGCGCGGGACGGAACACCGACGCGCAGGCGATGCTGGCGAGGCGCCCCGATTCGCTGGCGGTATCCAATGCGTACGCGCGACGGCTCAAGCTTTACCGCGGCGAGATCGGCCCCGACCAGGTTTTCACGCCGGCCGACACAGCAGATGTCCAGATAGCAACGTTGAGCTATGGCGTGGGCAACTGGTTCCTGGTCAAGGGAGATACGGCCCGCGCCAGGAGCTGGTTTGAGCGCTCGGTTCGTTCGGGAGGCTGGCCTGGCTTCGGATTCATCGTATCGGAAGCGGAGCTCCGGCGTCTGCGGTGA
- a CDS encoding metallophosphoesterase — MRRNSASWIALPFLLLNCDGGNYGLSRTLPPADSPAEAVALAGARLMIGTGDIATCGNDGDEATAVLVDSVLRADSAANVENVVFTLGDHAYPEASDQQLTRCYTPSWGDTAKLIRKAIRPSMGNHDWYADRGAPYYRYFGARAGEAGKGYYSYALGEWQVVVLNSELAINGSDAERDIQETWLRQQLSGDTKGCTLAYFHRPLFSSSYRQGDPAMRRLWDILHARNADLVLSGHDHHYERFLPQTPGGVADSVRGIEQILVGTGGASLRGFRSRFGILGRSTAKNSIVQIQGHFGVLLLTLGPNAYRGAFLSTDGRVWDRHGRSCH, encoded by the coding sequence TTGCGCAGAAATTCGGCATCATGGATTGCACTGCCGTTCCTGCTGTTAAACTGCGATGGCGGCAACTATGGCCTGAGTCGGACGCTTCCGCCTGCAGACTCGCCCGCTGAGGCAGTGGCGCTGGCGGGGGCGCGACTGATGATCGGAACGGGTGATATCGCGACTTGCGGAAATGACGGCGACGAAGCAACCGCGGTGCTGGTGGACAGCGTCCTCAGAGCGGACTCCGCGGCAAATGTCGAGAACGTGGTATTCACTCTTGGAGATCATGCCTATCCTGAGGCTTCGGATCAGCAGCTTACGAGGTGTTACACACCATCCTGGGGCGATACCGCGAAGCTGATCAGGAAAGCAATTCGTCCGTCGATGGGAAACCACGACTGGTACGCTGATCGCGGGGCGCCCTATTACCGCTACTTCGGAGCGCGCGCCGGGGAAGCCGGCAAAGGTTACTACAGCTATGCCCTGGGGGAGTGGCAGGTAGTTGTCCTGAACAGCGAGCTGGCGATCAACGGCAGTGACGCGGAGCGCGATATTCAGGAGACATGGCTGAGGCAGCAACTGTCAGGCGATACAAAGGGCTGCACCCTCGCATATTTCCATCGACCGCTCTTCAGCTCGTCCTACCGGCAGGGCGACCCGGCGATGCGCCGTTTGTGGGACATTCTCCATGCACGTAACGCGGATCTCGTGCTGAGTGGGCATGATCATCACTACGAACGATTCCTGCCGCAGACACCGGGCGGTGTTGCCGACAGCGTCAGGGGGATCGAGCAGATTCTCGTGGGAACCGGTGGGGCAAGCCTTCGCGGATTCCGGTCGCGCTTCGGTATACTTGGCCGTTCAACCGCGAAAAATTCGATCGTGCAGATTCAGGGACATTTCGGGGTGTTGCTGCTTACACTGGGGCCCAACGCCTACCGGGGTGCGTTCCTGAGCACCGACGGACGTGTCTGGGACAGGCATGGTCGGAGTTGCCACTAG
- a CDS encoding DNA polymerase IV, with protein MPDIPRRILLADADAFYVAVARMIDPNGAGQAPLLIVGGSRESRGVVCSASWETRKFGVRSAMPIARALRLCPDAMCVPVPRKACSAKSGEIRRVLERFAPGIEGASIDEWYLDLGGTERVYHHEHLARTAHRARDAVHNETGVSISIGGGTNKLIAKLAVERAKPKPGTGADGVHIVEPGMEEIFLRTFALAELPLVGPKFQERLAKLGMTTVPDVLRHELTTLRQWFGKREAEWLWDRVHGVSDSAVESGGEAKSISRDETFAEDLHEDSDLERELLALVTQAAFDLRGAGLAARTITVRIRDMDFRTRSARRTLTEAVVSDRVILRVARELLAKLRGVRRVPARLLGVALSALAHDPKADQMILFSAGADLSAETDRDRLVARTVDRVRDKFGPKGILPASLTRDSN; from the coding sequence GTGCCAGACATCCCGCGGCGAATCCTGCTCGCCGACGCCGACGCATTCTACGTCGCGGTTGCGCGGATGATCGACCCCAACGGCGCCGGCCAGGCTCCGCTGCTGATAGTTGGCGGATCGCGCGAAAGCCGCGGCGTTGTCTGTTCTGCCTCATGGGAGACCCGCAAGTTCGGTGTCCGCTCCGCGATGCCCATCGCACGGGCGCTCAGACTTTGCCCCGACGCGATGTGCGTGCCCGTGCCACGCAAGGCTTGTTCGGCGAAAAGCGGCGAGATCCGGAGGGTGCTGGAACGCTTTGCCCCCGGCATCGAGGGCGCGAGTATCGATGAGTGGTATCTAGACCTTGGCGGCACCGAGCGCGTCTATCACCATGAGCACCTCGCCCGTACCGCACACCGGGCGCGCGACGCCGTTCATAACGAGACCGGGGTATCGATCTCGATTGGCGGAGGTACGAACAAACTCATCGCCAAGCTCGCTGTCGAGCGCGCCAAGCCAAAACCGGGCACCGGAGCAGATGGAGTGCACATCGTCGAGCCGGGAATGGAAGAAATTTTCCTGCGTACCTTCGCGCTCGCCGAACTTCCGCTCGTTGGGCCGAAGTTTCAGGAGCGGCTCGCAAAACTCGGAATGACAACCGTCCCTGATGTCCTTCGACACGAGCTGACCACGCTCCGGCAGTGGTTCGGGAAGAGAGAGGCGGAATGGCTCTGGGACCGGGTGCACGGCGTCAGCGATTCGGCGGTGGAGTCAGGCGGCGAAGCAAAGAGCATCAGCCGCGATGAAACCTTCGCGGAAGACTTGCATGAAGACAGTGACCTTGAACGCGAACTGCTGGCGCTGGTCACGCAGGCGGCATTCGATCTACGCGGCGCCGGCCTCGCCGCGCGGACGATCACGGTGCGCATCCGCGACATGGATTTCCGTACACGTTCCGCGCGACGAACTCTGACGGAGGCGGTTGTGTCAGATCGCGTCATTCTGCGTGTGGCCCGTGAGCTGCTGGCGAAACTGCGTGGTGTGCGCCGGGTGCCCGCACGTTTGCTTGGAGTTGCCCTTTCAGCCCTGGCGCATGATCCAAAAGCTGATCAGATGATCTTGTTCTCTGCGGGTGCTGATCTGTCGGCGGAAACGGATCGCGACCGCCTGGTTGCCCGAACCGTCGACCGGGTGAGGGACAAGTTCGGCCCAAAGGGAATTCTGCCGGCATCCCTTACGAGGGATTCGAACTGA
- a CDS encoding HD domain-containing protein: MNDASDTNAPAGDSVSPVSAGDIGGLLAFLRAAEGLKTAARNGWTSAGRQESVADHTWRL, from the coding sequence GTGAACGACGCATCTGACACGAATGCCCCGGCGGGTGACTCGGTTTCGCCGGTGTCGGCCGGTGATATCGGCGGCCTTCTCGCGTTCCTGCGGGCAGCGGAAGGATTGAAAACGGCTGCTCGCAACGGATGGACTTCAGCCGGGCGACAGGAAAGCGTTGCCGATCACACGTGGCGCCTTTGA
- a CDS encoding type II toxin-antitoxin system PemK/MazF family toxin, translating to MKRYDIRWAALDPARGAEMAKSRPVVIVSLDELNEHLQTVTVCPLTTQLHPTWRTRLAVRAGRRDAEIAVDQIRTISKSRIGRKLGNLTDSKAGTLRRLITEMYGE from the coding sequence GTGAAACGCTACGACATCCGTTGGGCGGCGCTCGATCCCGCACGAGGCGCCGAGATGGCGAAGTCGCGCCCGGTCGTGATCGTCAGCCTCGACGAGCTCAATGAACACCTCCAGACGGTCACTGTCTGTCCGCTCACCACACAGCTCCACCCCACCTGGCGCACCCGGCTCGCCGTACGAGCCGGCCGGCGCGACGCGGAGATCGCCGTCGACCAGATCCGCACCATCAGCAAATCACGCATCGGCCGCAAGCTTGGGAACCTTACCGATTCAAAGGCCGGCACGCTCCGGCGCCTCATCACGGAGATGTATGGCGAATAG
- a CDS encoding MFS transporter, which yields MTDVTATGPARAGRREWIGLAVLTLPCMLLAMDLTVLHLAVPALSADLQPSSAQLLWIVDIYGFLIAGSLITMGTLGDRIGRRRLLLIGAAFFGAASALAAFSTTAEMLIATRALLGIAGATLMPSTLALIRNMFHDPGQRTVAIAVWLNAFMIGSAIGPVLGGLFLERFWWGSVFLLNVPVMALLLVLGPFLLPENRDPDSGRLDLISAALSLTAMLAVIYGIKRVAQDGPGPESMISIVAGIAAGLVFVYRQRKLADPLIDLRLFQVPAFTASVATQLVALLAMAGIYLFVAQYLQLVLGLSPFRAGLALLPSTIAGMAGSMLAPLSVRRFRHAYVMGAGLILSAVGMAVLTRVGDGSGLTVIVTAFVIISVGLSATMTLTTDMIIGVAPPARAGAASAISETSSELGLALGIAILGSIGTAAYRRIMSGDVLAGVDREAAESARATLGGAVDIGNGLSGAEGIALADTARGAFAQSLELVAGIGAVMVLAMAVVVVIMLRRVRPGADAVRESEMTAAA from the coding sequence ATGACTGACGTAACCGCCACAGGTCCAGCCCGGGCCGGCCGCCGCGAATGGATCGGACTCGCCGTGCTCACGCTTCCGTGCATGCTGCTGGCGATGGACCTCACCGTTCTGCACCTCGCCGTACCCGCACTGAGCGCAGACCTCCAGCCCAGCAGCGCTCAGCTGCTGTGGATCGTGGACATCTACGGATTCCTGATTGCTGGCTCGCTTATCACCATGGGCACGCTCGGTGACAGGATCGGTCGCCGCAGACTCTTGCTGATCGGCGCTGCATTCTTCGGCGCGGCCTCGGCGCTGGCCGCGTTTTCAACCACCGCCGAAATGTTGATTGCCACCCGCGCCCTGCTGGGAATTGCAGGTGCGACGCTGATGCCGTCCACGCTGGCGTTGATCCGGAACATGTTTCATGATCCCGGCCAGCGCACGGTTGCCATCGCAGTGTGGCTGAATGCTTTCATGATTGGGAGCGCAATTGGCCCGGTGCTGGGCGGGCTGTTCCTCGAGCGGTTCTGGTGGGGTTCGGTATTTCTCCTGAACGTCCCGGTAATGGCGTTGCTGCTGGTGCTGGGGCCATTTCTCCTTCCTGAAAATCGCGACCCCGACTCCGGTCGGCTGGATCTGATCAGTGCCGCTCTTTCGCTCACTGCGATGCTGGCGGTCATCTATGGAATCAAACGGGTCGCACAGGACGGACCCGGCCCCGAGTCCATGATCTCAATCGTGGCCGGCATCGCAGCTGGGCTGGTGTTCGTGTACCGCCAGCGAAAACTCGCCGATCCGCTCATCGATCTGCGGCTCTTTCAGGTTCCGGCTTTCACCGCATCTGTTGCGACTCAACTTGTCGCGCTGCTCGCAATGGCGGGCATCTATCTCTTCGTTGCGCAGTACCTCCAGCTCGTCCTTGGTCTCTCACCATTTCGCGCGGGCCTTGCGCTACTGCCATCGACGATTGCAGGAATGGCCGGATCGATGCTGGCCCCGCTCAGCGTACGACGGTTTCGTCACGCCTACGTGATGGGCGCGGGCCTCATCCTCTCGGCGGTGGGGATGGCCGTATTGACGCGGGTCGGGGACGGGTCAGGGCTGACTGTCATTGTGACTGCGTTCGTGATCATCTCGGTGGGACTCAGCGCGACGATGACGTTGACCACCGACATGATCATTGGTGTCGCTCCGCCCGCGCGCGCTGGCGCCGCATCGGCAATCTCGGAAACGAGCAGCGAGCTTGGTCTGGCACTCGGCATCGCCATCCTCGGCAGCATCGGTACCGCCGCCTATCGCCGTATCATGAGCGGAGACGTGCTGGCCGGTGTGGATCGGGAAGCAGCAGAAAGCGCGCGGGCAACGCTCGGGGGCGCGGTGGACATCGGCAACGGACTGAGCGGCGCGGAAGGCATCGCGCTTGCCGATACAGCGCGCGGTGCATTCGCGCAATCGCTGGAGCTGGTTGCCGGCATCGGCGCTGTGATGGTGCTGGCGATGGCGGTTGTGGTGGTTATCATGCTGCGGCGCGTGAGGCCTGGTGCAGACGCCGTCCGAGAATCGGAGATGACTGCGGCAGCGTGA
- a CDS encoding DUF4956 domain-containing protein: protein MRRLLAYYAVLAALLFGLSYVLPESDRLLIGKGLDTQTSTASSPFILQDGLNPAPTPSPAATVVSIFGVGSLGELLITTTLILIGTILLMLPVSWVYMSARQIAGHSQAVVQTLIILPLVVAGIVLIVRDSLALAFSLAGVVAAVRFRTNLRDTRDVVFIFLAIAVGFAAGVQTLAVGAALTVVFNFVLLFTWRYDYGRNVLTPTAASRWAGPLNSLVNNEDHDAVPDRDLVLSLTPQTADALAERFERVSDVLGTRKKNPRFDAVLTITTDKVTEAQQLAESVLGEKTRRWKLDEIEEHIGKPSEIYYLLRLKKSATRDELLTAIRDGAGDRIATVDLESRDGVGDEVGISS, encoded by the coding sequence ATGCGACGTTTGCTGGCCTATTACGCCGTTCTCGCCGCATTGCTTTTTGGGCTGTCGTACGTCCTGCCGGAGAGTGACCGGCTGCTGATCGGCAAGGGCCTCGACACCCAGACGTCCACAGCCTCCAGCCCCTTCATTCTGCAGGACGGTCTCAATCCCGCGCCGACCCCCAGTCCCGCGGCCACCGTCGTCTCGATCTTCGGTGTCGGTTCCCTCGGCGAGTTGCTGATAACGACGACGCTCATCCTCATCGGCACGATCCTCCTGATGCTGCCCGTGTCGTGGGTATACATGTCGGCGCGGCAGATTGCGGGTCACAGCCAGGCCGTCGTTCAGACGCTGATCATCCTTCCGCTTGTCGTCGCTGGAATCGTGCTGATCGTGAGGGACAGCCTCGCACTGGCATTCAGCCTTGCCGGCGTCGTGGCGGCGGTGCGATTCCGCACCAATCTGCGGGACACGCGGGATGTCGTCTTCATCTTTCTTGCGATTGCCGTCGGCTTCGCGGCGGGAGTACAAACGCTGGCGGTCGGTGCCGCTCTGACGGTCGTCTTCAATTTTGTGCTGCTTTTTACATGGCGATACGATTACGGACGGAATGTTCTTACGCCGACAGCGGCGTCGCGATGGGCGGGACCGCTGAACAGTCTCGTGAACAATGAGGATCACGACGCTGTGCCGGATCGCGATCTCGTGCTGTCGCTGACACCGCAAACCGCGGACGCGCTGGCCGAGCGGTTCGAACGCGTTAGCGACGTACTCGGCACTCGCAAGAAGAACCCCCGCTTCGATGCCGTTCTTACGATTACGACCGATAAGGTGACGGAAGCGCAGCAGCTGGCGGAAAGCGTCCTGGGGGAGAAGACGAGACGCTGGAAACTCGATGAAATCGAGGAGCACATCGGCAAGCCGTCTGAGATCTATTACCTGTTGCGCCTGAAAAAATCCGCGACCCGTGATGAGCTCCTCACGGCCATCCGTGATGGGGCAGGAGACCGGATCGCGACAGTCGATCTCGAAAGCCGCGACGGCGTTGGCGACGAGGTCGGTATTTCGTCATGA
- a CDS encoding class I SAM-dependent methyltransferase produces the protein MAADLSPPSQPRLYTDLAPWWALMSAPHEYVEEAAFYAGLLGANASLTLLELGSGGGNNASHLKAHFGAVTLVDRSTGMLDVSRALNPECEHAEGDMRTVRLGRQFDRVFVHDAISYMTTYTDLRQAVETAFVYCKPGGLAVFAPDHVRENFRPSTDHGGNDGVNGALRFLEWAWDPHPSDSTCTVDYAYLIRAKDGSVRVEHDRHIEGLFSRSDWLRVMSEVGFETRIVPFDHSDLEPGSYDLFVANKTQ, from the coding sequence ATGGCTGCAGACCTTTCTCCTCCCTCTCAGCCGCGACTCTACACCGATCTCGCGCCCTGGTGGGCGCTCATGTCCGCGCCTCATGAGTATGTCGAGGAAGCGGCATTCTACGCCGGTCTGCTCGGCGCCAATGCCTCGCTTACGCTCCTCGAGCTCGGCAGCGGTGGCGGCAATAATGCATCTCATCTCAAGGCTCATTTCGGTGCCGTGACTCTGGTGGACCGCTCGACCGGCATGCTCGACGTGAGCCGCGCGCTCAATCCGGAATGCGAGCACGCCGAGGGGGACATGCGAACTGTGCGGCTGGGCCGCCAGTTCGATCGCGTGTTTGTCCACGACGCCATCTCGTACATGACCACCTACACCGATCTCCGCCAGGCAGTCGAGACAGCGTTCGTATATTGCAAGCCCGGCGGTCTCGCCGTCTTTGCACCCGACCACGTCCGTGAGAACTTTCGGCCCTCCACCGACCACGGAGGCAACGACGGGGTGAACGGGGCGCTGCGCTTCCTCGAGTGGGCGTGGGATCCCCATCCTTCCGATTCCACCTGCACTGTGGATTACGCCTATCTCATCAGGGCAAAAGATGGATCGGTGCGGGTAGAGCACGACCGGCACATCGAAGGACTGTTCTCCCGCTCCGACTGGCTTCGCGTAATGTCAGAAGTCGGATTCGAAACCCGGATTGTTCCTTTCGACCACTCCGATCTGGAGCCCGGGTCGTACGACCTGTTCGTCGCGAACAAAACTCAGTGA
- a CDS encoding DUF2277 domain-containing protein, with translation MCRNIKTLVNFEPPATEDEIRASALQFVRKLSGTTRPSRANEAAFDCAVDEVTAAAYRLVHSMSTTAAPKNREEEARKARERSLKRFA, from the coding sequence ATGTGCCGGAACATCAAGACACTGGTCAATTTCGAGCCGCCCGCAACCGAAGATGAAATTCGCGCGTCGGCGCTTCAGTTCGTCCGCAAGCTGAGCGGGACGACCCGACCGAGCCGCGCGAACGAAGCGGCTTTCGATTGCGCGGTGGACGAAGTGACCGCCGCGGCATACCGGCTCGTCCATTCAATGAGCACGACCGCGGCGCCGAAGAATCGTGAAGAGGAGGCCCGGAAAGCACGCGAGCGGTCGCTCAAGCGTTTCGCGTGA